The following are encoded together in the Astyanax mexicanus isolate ESR-SI-001 chromosome 8, AstMex3_surface, whole genome shotgun sequence genome:
- the LOC111197680 gene encoding high affinity immunoglobulin gamma Fc receptor I-like, whose product MREETPKPELTSGLKDAALIENPVTLYCNLKQSAGWRFYWFKHTQTPESETTTDTHSSCTIRPVSVSDGGQYWCRAGRGDPVYYTHYSDALWVNVTGTSSPVTLIVSPSRSQHFTTDSLSLICEEQSKSTGWRVRRYSLSESKVSDCSSGWGSVTGSTCSISSLITTDTGVYWCESESGGSCNPVNITVHNGPVILESPVHPVTEGNPLTLHCLYRNTKSSDLTADFYKDGLLLQNQTTGEMIIPTVSKSDEGLYHCTIPEKGESPQSWISVRGEKALTVTPQ is encoded by the exons ATGAGGGAAG AAACACCTAAACCTGAACTCACATCAGGTCTTAAAGACGCTGCACTGATAGAAAACCCAGTGACTCTGTACTGTAATCTGAAGCAGTCTGCTGGATGGAGGTTCTACTggttcaaacacacacagacccctGAGAGTGAGACCACCACTGATACACACTCCTCCTGCACCATCAGACCAGTTAGTGTCTCTGATGGAGGTCAGTACTGGTGCAGAGCTGGGAGAGGAGATCCAGTCTACTACACTCACTACAGTGATGCACTCTGGGTAAATGTTACTG GTACATCTTCTCCAGTCACTCTGATCGTCAGTCCCAGCAGATCTCAACACTTTACTACTGACTCTCTCTCACTGatctgtgaggaacagagtaaaTCTACTGGATGGAGAGTGAGACGATACTCTCTCAGTGAGAGTAAGGTGTCAGATTGTTCATCAGGCTGGGGATCAGTTACAGGATCTACATGCAGCATCAGCTCCCTCATCACCACCGACACTGGAGTGTACTGGTGTGAATCTGAATCTGGAGGAAGCTGCAATCCTGTTAACATCACAGTGCACA ATGGTCCTGTAATTCTGGAGAGTCCTGTTCATCCTGTAACTGAGGGAAATCCTCTGACTCTACACTGTTTATATCGTAACACAAAGTCCTCAGATCTCACAGCTGATTTCTATAAAGATGGATTATTACTGCAGAATCAGACTACAGGAGAGATGATCATCCCTACTGTCTCAAAGTCAGATGAAGGTCTCTACCACTGTACAATCCCAGAGAAAGGAGAGTCTCCACAGAGCTGGATCTCAGTCAGAGGTGAGAAAGCTCTTACAGTAACTCCACAGTGA